The DNA segment AGAATTCTTAgcctaactccctccaataggtctcAGAGGGTTGGAGtaagaggatcccaagattgacaaaACGACAATGAATCTCTTCACGCGCCCTCCTCTAAGGATGATTGTTGAACTACCCTTGAGAAAATAGCCAGAATCTGCTGAAATATGCTTGAAAGTCGTCTCTAGCTACTCAGATCTCTAGAACTCCAGCAGCCCTTCCATATTCAGCAAAATAAATTTCCCGAATTTAGAGAAAACTATGGTATTTATAGAACTGAGTCCAACATTTATCTCGCCCACCAGTGTTGTGATGCTCGTGGTGAGAGTAAATCATTAGCTTTGGGCTAAAACTTCGTGGTCCCTAACATGGGTCTCTCGGGCATTGTGTGGCTAGATCACGATCGTGATGGGTTTTGACAACGGCTATTGTGACGTTGTTGTGCCTTCAGTGTTGCTTCCAGGGGTTCCATACTGCCATGGCTTGATAAAGGTAGCGGTGAGTGTAGAACAACGTTAGTGAGTCATATGTCACCACGGGCATTGTAAGTCGTGGTGAAACTCTCGATTCAGCAATTTAGCCTATTTTACTTCAAAACGCCCTtgaattctcttcttttttcccctaaaacagaaataaaggccgtggtgaataaaagaatgaaatttcgtaCTAATTAGGTGATAGACATGTCAAATTCCATGTCgaatgtagtgtaaatgatatagaaaaatatgaactttctagcacttatcaTGTTCCGAGGAAAGAAAGGTTGTTtacataatttttctttatatttgaatGTGGGATAAGAATCAAGAGTAGATAGTAGTTTCATGAGGCCATAACAACATATTCTCCTCCGTTATTGGCGTCATGGCTATGGGTTAAAAAGAGGGATTTTTATGCAATACCCAAAATTGAGAGGGATTTATTGGAGATAAGCAATCTTGGGATGGGTTAATAGTTACTTccctactattattattattattattattattattattatagagaTGTTGAAATATGATCAATCATTGATCATGTTTGATTACAACATGAGAATTTaattgaatgtttatttagatGCGATGGTGGTCAATTATttggtaataaaaatataaccaaTGTATGTCTTAATAATGCACATTATGTAGTATTGATTCAAACATCATTggttatgaaattttaaaaaaataaatgaaatacaatttttgtttatatctgCTTCTCAAAAGGCACAGAATTgagtttttacaaaaatattctgttactataaattatatttaattagaaaacaTTCAAAAGGGATATATAATGCTACATGTCTTTCTGCTCtgtcaaaacaaaaatccacGGAAAATGAAAGCTAATCCCTCCGGTTTGATTTGTTGTGAATGATTGACTAacttaatgaaataaaaatcacCAATTTGGTGCAAATCTTCAActttattagtattttaaaaaaaaatgttccttTAAATGCTGAAACAATATTAAACAGGTAAATCagttttatagaaaaaaaattttatccatAGAAAAGAATCCTCACGCAGCCAATCTTGGCATTTAAAAAGGTAAATATGTATTCTTTGCTGTTGATACAATGATACATTACCTAACGCACTAATCAatattatatgatattatattatattgagGGGTGGTTGTTGCTTAAATATTAAATGGTTTGCACTACTCcatcttcttcaattttctcAGGGCATTGGTATTGTGATTTGTTAGTCTTTTCAAAGAAAACTCAGCAACATGTTGGATCTGGTGAAGCTATGTCTTGCACCTTGCTGTTCTTGCTTACAGAGTCCAGTTGTACGTGAGGACATGAGCTATGTGTTTTGCACCAAAGAGAAACTTGATAGATTAGAAAGCGCCATGAAAGATCTCATGACCAAGAAGCATGGTATTGATAGAGAGCTTAACCTCCCTGAAAACAGAGGAAAGCAACCCACTGATGAACTTCAACTCTGGCTTCATAAGGTAAAGCTAAATTCCATCCAcaagtttcctttttttttttatttctctttgtttaaatgagctttttaatatatatatatatatatatatgtatgtatttctttctttttaaacgCTTTTTAATACTTGTATTTggtaattttattcaaattttgtttctataattttgaaatatttgctATGAtgattatataatatcatttttatcataatgTTGACTCAGTTTACAATGTTATATATGATTGATTTTtagttgctatttttttatacacCTTATAATTTAGATGTGGTTGTGCATTCACCAGGTTGATTGATTTTGAGATGCCAACAACCAcatacaatttttattaaataataatttttttaaaaaatattatttttattacattgacGTGGACTAATATTTTGACTAATCCACTtccatggaaaataaaaaataaaaataacgaACTTTAAATTGGCTAGCTAGTTTATACTATTAATTAGTTGCCacataaagaataatttaaaaaaaaaatcaacatatataaaacattCTCCATGGGAGAAAATgaactttttattatgtaagGTCGTATTGAATTATTtggaaacacaaaaaaaaataataataataataatatagtcaaacatataataataataattgtggTATATCCActtcttcaaaaaaataaaataaataataataataatatagtcaAACATTTTACTTTGGTTGCTAAATCAAGATGATTTTTTCTCATAATTAtcttaaagatttttttattttttttttggtttgtgtttTCAATTTGGTATAATAAGGAATGTCAATGTGTATAGGTTTCAAAACATCTGAATTGGTTTTAAACAGGTTGGAGAAAAAGGTGAGAAGGTAACACAATTGCTGGATGAATATAGCAAAATTTGTTGTGTTACAGGCCCTTGTTGTCTGAATTGTATTTCAAGGTATAGCATTAGCAGAAGAgcaatcaatttattaaatgaaataaCTCAGTTAAAAGGAGAACAATCAAAAGTCTCATTCATAGAGCAACACCCTCCTAAACCAGTCCCTGAATCACATAGAATAGTGGGGCAAAAAAACAGCTCCAACGTTGATATTGCTCGCAGTTATTTGGCAGATGAAAGAGTTGGTATAATTGGCATATGGGGCATGGGGGGTGTAGGCAAGACTACACTCTTGAAAAAAATCAGGCAGTCATTGTCAGGTGATGCAAACATGGGATTcaatcatgtgttatttatcGAAGCTTCAAAAGATATTCAGCCAGAAGAACTTCGAAAACAGATTCTGAAAGGTTGAATTTGCAACGTCGTTGGTAAGGAAGAcatcttcaatgttttaaaaattagcaaCTTTGTATTGCTCTTGGATAATATATGGGAAGAAGTGGATCTTATTGATCTTGGAATTCCCCATCCTTATAGCGACGTATAATTCCACCAAGCAATATAAACACAAAGTGATTTTTCAATACTCGATCTGAAGATGTGTGTGCCAAGATGGGTGCAGGAGAAAATACCATCAAAGTGGAATGCTTGGAATCAGATGAAGCATGGGATCTTTTCAAGGACAATGTAAATCTAGCTGTTATTGAGTCAGATGAGAAAAGTTTAAAGAAATAGCATGGCGGTGATGGAGAAGTGTGGTGGTTTGCCACTTGCTCCGAAAGTGGTTGGTAAGACCCATgtcaaacaaaaatcatccaAGATTGGAAATTTACTTTGAACTCAATAAAGAATTCAGAGACTGAAGTAGTTCAAGGTGTGCAAGAATCATTACTTCCGATTTTTGAAATTCGAAGTTATGATAATCTAACTAATGATTTCAAGGAGTGTTTCTTATCTATTTGCATGTTGCGAGGACAACATAAACAGTATATTGCAGAGTTTTTGATGGGATTAGGTTTGATTGGTGATTTTGACAATTTGCAAGAAGCTTATGGCATAGGAGAAAATATCCTTAAGATTCTAGAGGaatcatgtttattgtattcttCTGATCATGGTTATGTGAGGTTACATGATGTAATTTATGAGATGGCAATGTGGATAGCAACAGACTGTGGAAGGAACATGAATAAATGGATAGTGAAAAGATATGATAGGTTCGCAGTTGAAATAACATCAATCAATGCAGAGAATTGGAGATTTGCGAACCGAGTGTTTATAGAAGAGAAGGTGGAGCTTTTGCCAATTTTGTCTCATCAATGTTCTGATTTGTTGTGTTTAATGATAAATTCTAATTcttgtttcaaaaatattccTGAAGGATTTTTCAGACAGATGCCAAATTTGACATATTTGAATCTTGAAGGCACTGGTATCAAAGAGCTTCCAAAGGGCATCaaatgtttggttaatttgCAATACCTAAACATTTCAGACACAAATATCTCATTACTTCCAAAGGAGTTGGTATATTTGAAGAAATTGCAATATCTGATATGCAGAAATACAAGAGTTTTGAGCAAAGGTAGAGGATGGTCTTATGTCAAGATTACGAGTTGAAGGTCATTGCCATAAATCCATTTGGGTGGGTAGAACCCGGAAGAGTTAAAAGCTATTGAAGAAACACATCAAAGCAATAGGGATCGTGAAGTATCTCAAGAGGTTCTCCAACAACTCTCATGTTTGCCAAACGAGCTTGGCTTTGCCTATACAATTTGGATATCATCTCTCTTTCATTTGACACTTTAAGCTACAAAGATCATGGATTCTTGCGAGACACTACAAATTGAATCATGCTCACAGACTTAGGAGCTTGTGATGAATGGAAGTGGAGTCATCTCAATCTCCTCATAATGCAGTGATGTCAAAAAGCGCAAACATTATTTGGACGAGATCTATCGCCTCGAAATTTTTTTCCATGTGTTGAAGGGGTTATCCATATCAAAATGTAATTTGGATAATTTAGATTGGGTTCTGCATCTCCCATGTCTAGTTATTTTAGTTATAAGTGATTGTTCAGagataaaaatgttattttacaTCGAGGAGAGAGAAATCCGACAACAAGAAGTCTCAGAACACCGCCCAACATTCCCTGTATTGGaatatgtaataataaaaaagctaCCCAAATTAGTGAGCATAAGCAATTTTGCATTGGATTTTTCTCGACTTAAATATCTGTCAGTGTGTCAATGTCTTAATTTAAAGAAGCTTCCGTTCAAAGGTGCCATTGACAACAATCAAAGAATGATAGACATTCATTGTGAGAGAGAATGGTGGGAAAGCTTAGAGTGGCATGATGCCACCATCCCATCTCATCTTCGGCCTTATTTCAGCATGGTAATTATATAAGATTCAtgcttttcttttatcatttccaACTTCTTCACACGTACTGTGGATTCATGAATGTTAAAACatgttattaatataattttctacTCATTAATCAATcgtatggatttttttttaattatagaatTCTTTTTTACTATTCATGTTAAGttctattaattaatatatatatatatatattaggagcTTTAAAATTCATTATATCTGTATTATTAACTCGATAAGATCTCTCCTTGGAAGGGGCATTTATTAGTTGGCCATATGTTTGAATGTGGTTTAATTGCCGTACAGGTCCCTGTAGTTGTGTATCTTttgcctttttagtccttgtaatacttttaggtacatttaagtcctcatatttgattgAGTTGGGACTTTCTAGTCCACGGCATAGATGGCGTTAACTTTGCCATTTCTTTTGCACTGACATGACTTTTTTTATTACGAAATTAGGGGACTAAAAAGTCCCAAATCAATcaaatataaggacttaattgtacctaaaggcgaatgttttttttattatgaaatagggggactaaaaagtcccaactcgatcaaatataaTGACTTAATTGTAACTAACAGTGAATATAATCTATGCCTCGGACTAGAAAgtcccaactcgatcaaatatgaggacttaaatgtacctaaaagttttacaaggactaaaaggcagaaagtacacaattacagggacctgTATGGCAATTATACCTTGAATGTtagtatatgtatatagttTATCAATATGCACCCATTATAACAGCAAGAATTGGAATATTATTAAATGCATggacattgtatttttttttaaaaggagcTTACAGGCTAATTTATTGAAACAAAGAAAGACATTAACTTATTAAGAATGATTAATTTGTTGAATATTCTTGTCTTTGCAGGATGAGAGTAATGTAGACTTATTTGAAGCATGGAGGAAGCATATATATGTACAAGTATGTAACTAAAACTAATAACATTAACTTATTAAGAATGATTAATTTGTTGAATATTCTTGCCTTTGCAGGATGAGAGTTACAAAGATTCAGATTAGTTCAAGCCAAGTAAGATGCTCTTTTTTGCATTTACTCAAGTTAGAAATCATCTTATGCTCATACCAAGTAAGATCATTTGGAGAAGATGTTCTCTTCATTGTTTTCAAATTCAATGTGCAACTTATAACATTGTGAAGTCATGCTATCCCTTTGACATGACTTTAATTCCCTGGGTTTTCCATTTCCAAAAACTTCTTAGAACTACAACTTCTTTTTGCGATTATCAGTGATCTACCAAATTTACTATGGAATTATGCTCTGGATTGCTCTTGTGTTGTTTctggtttttcttctcaaatttgaacactttgattggttttttatttatgctAGTGTGAGgacatattattatttggtttccaAGTTTGAAGTATGTTTACCATTATTATCTTATGTATTTTCTAAGTCAAGTCTGGCTTGAAAGTTAATCAATTGAAGATATTAATCGTTGGGTTGAATCTTTCATTCAAACTGTATTTTCAAGTAAGTTGTGCTTTGTTAGCATGGTGGATTTATTtggaagcatatatatatatatatatatatatatctgtaaaata comes from the Dioscorea cayenensis subsp. rotundata cultivar TDr96_F1 chromosome 21, TDr96_F1_v2_PseudoChromosome.rev07_lg8_w22 25.fasta, whole genome shotgun sequence genome and includes:
- the LOC120252521 gene encoding disease resistance protein At4g27190-like, with product MLFYIEEREIRQQEVSEHRPTFPVLEYVIIKKLPKLVSISNFALDFSRLKYLSVCQCLNLKKLPFKGAIDNNQRMIDIHCEREWWESLEWHDATIPSHLRPYFSMDESNVDLFEAWRKHIYVQDESYKDSD
- the LOC120252585 gene encoding probable disease resistance protein At1g62630; amino-acid sequence: MLDLVKLCLAPCCSCLQSPVVREDMSYVFCTKEKLDRLESAMKDLMTKKHGIDRELNLPENRGKQPTDELQLWLHKVGEKGEKVTQLLDEYSKICCVTGPCCLNCISRYSISRRAINLLNEITQLKGEQSKVSFIEQHPPKPVPESHRIVGQKNSSNVDIARSYLADERVGIIGIWGMGGVGKTTLLKKIRQSLSGDANMGFNHVLFIEASKDIQPEELRKQILKG